The segment TTCCCGGTGGTGATCCTCGGGGCCCTGTCCCGTGGAGGGCGGAAGGAGCCCCGCGGCTTCCGGGCGGACCGGGTGCGCGGCCATTCCGCGCTGATCTTCCCGGGATTCCGCACCTACTCCGCCTTCCGGGAGGTTTCCGGTTCCGGCCGCCCGCCGATGACGTTCGAACGCTGGGAGCGCGAGAAGATGAAGGCGGAGGAGCGGCGGCTGCTGTACGTCGCCGCCACCCGCGCGAAGGACCGGCTGTTCCTCATCGAAGGAAGCAGGGGAATGGGGAGCGACCTGCTGGACGCGCTCAGGGAGGGGATCTCCGCTTGCGCGGCCGCGGGCGAGGAGGTCTGCACCCTTACGGGGCTGCCCGGCCGGCGGGTCCGGCTCGCGGAGCCGCCCGGGGACGGGTCCTTCGGGGGCGAGATCCTGCGCGTTCCCGTCGCTTCGCCGCTCCCGCCGGAAGCGGCACCGGCGGAGGCTCGGGCGCTTCCACCGCCCCCGCGGGCACTGCCGGAGGCGGATGCGGCGCCGGAGCCGCCTCCTCTCCCGCCTCCGGAGCCGGTCACGCTGGCGGAGCTGTACGACCGGTCGCGGGGAAAGCGGTTCGGCGAGAAGGTCCACCGCGTGCTCGAGGCGTACCCGCCGCTGTCGTCCCCCTGGCCGCCGGCGGGCGCGGTCCTCCCCCTCGAATGGGAGGAAGGGGAGGCGGGGCGTTGGGAGCGGATCGTCGCGGCGGTCCGATCATCGCCGCTGTACCGGGAATTGCGTACAGCGCGCCTCAAGGGAACGGAGCTTCCTCTACTCGGCTTCCACGCGGGACGGACCACGGAGGAACGCGCCGACCTCGTCGTATGCCGGGAACCGGGGCTGGCGGGCGGCGGAGAGCACTGGATCGTCGACTACAAGACCGGTCCGCGGGAAAGGGAGCTCGAGGAGCAGTATCTGCCGAAGCTGCGGGATTACTGCTCCATCCTCGCCGGGGCGTGGAGCGTTCCCGTCCGCGGGTTCCTGTGGTACGTGGAAACCGGGGAATCCGTCGAGGTGTCGTAGAACCGCTCTCCCGAAGCGCTATCCTATAAAAATGGACTACATGGCCATCATCGCGGAGCGGAAGATCCTCGAGGCGATGGAGAACGGGGAGTTCGACGACCTGCCGGGGAAAGGGAAGCCGCTCGACCTCTCCGACGATCCTATGGTCCCGGAGGATCTGCGCCTCGCCTACAAGGTGATGAGGAACGCCGGCTGCCTTCCTCCCGAGCTGGAGCTGCACCGGGAGATCATCCGCCTGAGGGAGTTGGTCGATGCGGCAGGCGACGAATCGCAGCGCGCCGCACGGATCAAGGAGCTCAACGTCAAGCTCCTGCGCTTCAACATCATGAAGAAGCGGCCTGTGAACCTGGAGGGCGTTCCGGAGTACCGGGACCGGACGATCGGGAAGCTCACTCGGTAGAGGGGGACATTCTTCGCTTCAAACGCGGGCGAAGGGGAAGAGTGTCCCCCGCCACTTGCGGCTAACGCACCGGCAGCAGGTAGATGAGCTTGTCGTCGCCTTCGTCGTAATAGTCTGGCAGCGTCGCGGCGAGCGTGGCGCCGATCCGGTCGTAGAAGAGGCGGGTCGTGCCGTAGCTCTCCTGCGAGGAGGTCTCGATGACCAGGAGCTTCCCGCCGCGGCGCCGCACCTCCTCCACGACGAACTCGACCATCGCCTTCCCGTACCCTTTCCCCATCCGGTCCGCCCGGGTGGCGATCCAGTACAGGTCGAAGGTGGATTTCGTCATCGGATTCTTCCCGAAGCAGGCGTAGGCGGCCACGGCGCCGTCCTCCTCCGCCAGGACGAAGGGATGGTAGTCGTCCTGCCCCTTCTGGGTCAGGGCGACATCGACCAGCTCCATCGCCACGTCGACCTCGAAGGGCTTGAAGGCGTGGGTCCCCGCGATCAGGTCGCGGATGGGCCCGCGGTCGCCGGGCTCGATGGGGCGGATTCGGGTCAACGGGCGCCCAGTGCGAGCCCCAGCCGCAGGATCTCGCGGATCAGCTCCGCGTGGGAGAATCCGGCGGCGCGCGCCGCGCGCGTCATCCCCGCGTCCGTGGAGATGTCGGGGTTGGGATTCACCTCGAGGACGTACAGCTCGCCGCGATCGTCCATTCGGAAGTCGACGCGTGCGTACCCGGTCAGCCGGAAGATCCGCGCGCACTCGAGGGTGGTCCGCGACAGCCGCTCGATCAGCTCCCGCGGGGCTTCCGCCGGGACCACGGAGACGATCTCCGCGTAGGACGGGTGCGTCGAGATCCACTTCGATTCGTAGCTGCAGAGCCGCCACTTCGGGTTCTTGTAGACCAGCTCGGCGGGGGGGAGCGACCGGTGGGGGTCGGCTTCCGTCCCGTTCCCCAGCAATCCCACGTTGAACTCCCTTCCCCCGACGTACTTTTCCGCCAGCGCGTTCTGGCGGAACCCTTCCTTCAGCCACTTCACCTGGCGGCGCAGCCCTTCCAGGTCGGAGACGAAGCTGTCCTCGGTGATCCCGGCGGAGCCGTCCTCGTTGGCGGGCTTGACGACCAGCGGGTAGGGGATGTCCGGGTCCGTCTCGGGCGGCGCGGTGTAGAGCCGGGAGGGCGGGGTGGGGATGCCGGCGGCGACGAGAAGCTGCTTGGAAAGCGCCTTGGAGTTGCAGATGCCCAGAGTGAGCGGCCCGTTCCCGGTGTAGGGGAGGCGCAGCAGCTCCAGCAGCGCGCAGGCGTGCATCTCCTTCTCCGGGGCGAGCATCGGGCACTCGCTCAGGTTGAAGACCGCGTCGGGCTTCATGACGCCCAGCGCGGCGACCAGCTCCCCCGGCTCCTTCCCGAAGGCGTGCGGCCAGGCGTCGAACCCCGCGGCCTGGAGCGCGTCCGCCACCATGCGGGCGTTGACCTCGAGGTCCATCTCCTCGCGCTGCTCCTCCTTGACCTCCTTGAGCGCTTCGAACACGGAGGTATAGAGGACGGCGACGCGGAGCGGTTTCACCGCGGCGAGGTTCATGAGGGGGACATCCCGAGCCGGGCCAGGGCGTGGCCGAGGATCTCCCCGATCAGCGACAGGTACGGAAGCCCCATCCGCCCGGTCATGATCGGCAGGTCTCCGTAGCCGGGGGAGAGGCCGGGCAGCGGGTTGCACTCGATGAACTGGGGGGTCCCGCCGGCGTCCAGACGGAAATCGATCCGGGAGAAATCGAGGCAGCCGAGCGCGCGGTAGATCCCCAGGGCGCACCGTTCGATCTCCGAGAGGACCGCCGCGGGAAGCTCCGGGGGGACGCGATATACGACCTGGTTCTCCCAGTCGCGCTTGACCTCGAGCGAATAGACGAACTCCCCCGCGGGGACCTTCCGGGGGACGATCTCCATCATCCCCGCGACGCGGGGCGGGTCGTTTCCGAGGACGCCCACCGTGACCTCCGCCCCGGGGACGAACACCTCGACCAGCGCGTCCTGCCGGTAGGTCTCCGTGACGAAGCGGACCATCCCGCGCGCCTGCGCGAAATCGACCGCCCGGGAGGAGAGGCGGACCCCCTTGCTCGAGCCTTCGTAGGCCGGCTTGACGATGACGGGGAACGAAAGAGGCCATTCCGTGAATTCTGCGGCGGACCGGTACGTGCGGAACGCCGGGGTGGGGAATCCCTCCTGCGCCACGAGTTTCTTCGCAACGGGCTTGTCGAGGGTGACCGACAGCGTCAGCGGGTCGGAGCCGACATACGGGATGCCGAGCATCTCCAGCACGGCCGGCACGTGGGCCTCGCGGCACCGGCCGCCTTCCCCTTCCGCGATGTTGAAGACGATGTCCACGGGGGACGCCCCGAGGGCGTCGACGAACTCCCTCCCCGCGGGGAGGCGGCGGACCTCGTGTCCCAGGCGGGAGAGGGCGTCGAAGATGTGACCCACGGTCGCCTCGGAGTCGTATTCCTCGAAGGCGTCCTCGGGCAGGTGCTCGGGAGGATCGGCCGGTTTTACGTTGTAGGCGAGGCCGACTCGCACCGGCGCTTTCTCCTGGCCATGCGTTCGTTCCCGGCGGGCGTGAGCGCGCGCAGCTCCCCGGTCAGCAGCCGGTAGACGTCGGTGCGCGGCGCCGGAAGGGCCGTCTCGGGCCGCGCGGACGGGCGGCCGTCGTCGCGCGCCTCCTCGTAGCTGACGATGATCCCTTCGTAGTTCCGCAGGACCGTGCGCTCTTCCCCCATCGCAAGGATGTAGGTGGGCATCAGCGGGATCTTCCCGCCGCCGCCCGGGACGTCCACCACGTAGGAGGGGATCGCCAGTCCCGAGGTGTGCCCCCGCAGCGCCTCCATGATCTCGATCCCCTTCGAGAGGCGCGTCCGGAAATGCTCGAGCCCCCGCACCATGTCGCACTGGAACAGGTAATACGGGCGGACCTTCGCCTTGAGCAGCTCCGTGTTCAGCTTCCGGACGATCTCGGGGTGATCGTTGACCCCCTTGAGCAGGACGGTCTGGTTGTTCACCGGGACGCCGGCGCGCAGCAGCCGGTCGCACGCGGCCCTCGCCTCCGCGGTCACCTCCCGGGGGTGGTTGAACTGGGTGTTCAGCCAGACCGGGCCGTATTTCTCCAGCACGGCGCAGAGCTCGTCGTCGACGCGCATCGGCAGGACCACCGGGACGCGGGTGCCGATCCGGATGATCTCGACGTGCGGGATCTTCCGGAGGTTCTTCAGGATGTACTCCAGCCGGTCGGTGGGAAGGGTCAGCGGATCGCCGCCGGAGACGATGACGTCGCGGATCTCCTCGTGGCGCTTCACGTAGGCGAACATCTTCGAGAGCTCGAACTCGGTCTTCGCCGCCTCCCCCATGGTCCAGATCCGCTTCCGCGTGCAGTGCCGGCAGTACATGGAGCAGAAGTTGGTCACGACCATCAGGCAGCGGTCCGGGTACCGGTGCGTGAGCCCCGGGACCGGCATGTCCTTCTCCTCCTCCAGCGGATCGTCCTCGCCGCCCTCGACGCCGAAGTACTCCTCGGCGGAGGGGATCGCCTGCCGGGCGATCGGGTCGTCGGGATCGTCGAACCGGATGAGGGAGAAGTAGTAGGGCGTGATGCCCATGCGGTAGTGGTCGCACACGCGGGAAAGGAGGCCGGCCTCCTCGGCGGGGATGCCCAGCGGGCCCGACAGCTCCTCGACGGAGGTGAGCCGGTTGGAGAGCTGCCAGCGGTAGTCGTTCCACTGCTCGCGCGTGACCTGCGGCCAGGGAAGCCCCGCGGCGGCGTTACCTCCTTTCCGGGGCCTCAGCGGTACGGCATCGTCTCCGGAACGGGTTTCCATAATCCTCCTCGTTTTTCCCTCCCGGCATCCGGGGGGGATGGCCGCGGGCGCCGCCCCGGCCGGATCATCCGCTCGTGCGCACCCAGAGGAAATCGACGATGGTCTTTCCCTTGTTCGAGTACGAGAACTCCTGCTCTCCCGAAAAGTAGAGGCTCTCTCCCTTGCGCGCCACGTAGGAGACCTTCCCGAGCTGCAGTCCCAGGCGGCCCGCCAGGACGTGGACGTAGTTCTCCCCTTCCTGCGCGGGCTCGGGAGGCGTCTGCCTCCCCGGGGAGATCGTGGCGCGGTAGGCGACGATGGAGCGGTAGCGGCTTTTCGGAAGGAGCGTGTCGAAGGTCTTGTATCCCGTGACTTCGGAAGGGAGCGCGTCGGTTTTCCGGAAGAGCACCTTTTCCTCGTCCACGTCGGCGAAGAAGGACGAGGGCGTCTCGTTCAGGGCGGAGAGGATCTCGAAGAGGTTGGCGACGGAGGGGGAGGTCAGGTTGCGCTCGACCTGGGAGATGGCTCCCTTGGTGAGCCCCGCGCGCTCGGCCAGGTCGGACTGCGCCAGCCCGTTGATCTGGCGAAGGTGCTTGATCCTGGCGCCGATGTCGATCATGGGGCTGTTTTTTAAACCCTCCGTTTAGTAAAGCCACCCAAATTCTAAAAAACATCGTTTTTCATGTCAAGCACAATGTGCCGATTCGCCTTAACTTTTTTAATGCGCACCCCCAACTCTCTAACCGCGGAGGCACGGTTCGCTATACCTGGAAAACGGCCGGTGAGCCGTTGTCCGCCCGCTCCGCAACCCGCAGGAACGCCGCCGCCGCCGAAGGATCGAATTGCCGCCCGGAATTCTCGAGGAGGTAGGAGAGCACTTTTTCCTGCGGCCACCCCGGACGGTACGGCCGGTCCGTGGACAACGCGTCGGCCACGTCCGCCACGGCCACGATCCGCGCGTTCAGGGAGATGGCCTCCCCCGCGAGGCCCACCGGGTATCCCGATCCGTCGAAGCGCTCGTGGTGCTGTTCCACGATGGGAATGATCTTCCCCAGGGAGGGGATCGGGCGGAGGATCTCCGCTCCCGAGGAGGGATGCCGCCGGATGACGGCGAACTCCTCCTCCGTCAGCTTGCCGGGCTTGTCGAGAATCGCAGGAGGGATGCCGAGCTTGCCGATGTCGTGGAGCAGCCCCCCGCGGTGCAGCACGTCGATCTCCCTCGCCGGCAATCCGAGCTCCCGCCCGATCTCCATAGCCAGGGCGGTCACCCTCTGGGAGTGCCCCGCGGTCCACGGGGAGTTCGTGTCCACGGCCCGGGAGAAGGCCTGCAGGGTTCCCAGGTCGTTCTCGTTCAGCTCGTCGACCAGCCGTGCGCGGCTCAGGGCGATGGCCGTCTGGTCGGCGATCTGGCGGAGCCGAACGAGGACGTTGCCGCCCGGGACGCATGCCTTCCTGTGTCCGAGCAGGAGGACTCCCGTCAGTTCCCCGTGGGAAACGAGCGGCGAGAGAAGGAACGTTTCCGGGCGGGGGAGCGGCCAGTGCGAGAGGTACTCGCGAAATTCCCGGTCCGGTTCCGCGGCGACGCTCGTTTTCGCGGACTTCAACCGGTCGATCTCGTCCTGACGGAGATGCATCGTGAGGCAGGCGCTTTCCTCCCGGCCCGCGGAAGATTCCCCGCGGATGCGGGTGTCCGCGACGTTTTCCGTTCCGTCGGTCTCGAGGAGGGACAGCGCGGCGCAATCGCACGGGACCACGGACGCCACGTTGTCCAGCAGGGCCCGGACGATCCGCTCCCGGTCCGTTTCCCCGAGGATCGCCTGGACGGTCTTTCCCAGCGCTTCCTGGACGCGGAACTCCCTGCCCAGCCGGTCCGCCATGCCGTTGAAGGACTGGGCGAGCTCCTCGAACTCGTCCCCGCTGCCGATCTCGATGCGGCTTTCGAAATCTCCCCCGCTGATGCGCCGGGTGCCCTCTTCCAGCAGTTCGAGCGGGGCGACGTTGCGACGGACCTGCACGATCGCGAACAGGGCGGCGGAAAAGACGACGAGGAGGCTGACGAGGAACAGGATCCGGGTGAACCGGCCCACCGCTCCGAACGATGCCGAACGCGGCTGAAAGACCGCCACGGTCCAGGGCTCGGAATGCAGGGAGGGTTTCAGGAAGACCATGGCGTGGAAAACCAGGAGAGGATCGGGTTTCTCCCATTCGAACTCGCCGAGGTGCGTCTTGCCCCGGATCTGTCCGATGCGTTCGAGGAGCCCGGGGGGGGCCGCTCCGGTCGCGAAGAGAATTTCACCGTCGGGGGAAAGGATGACGGCCTCCGACAGGGGAGGGATCGCATCCCGGACTTCCTCCCAGATGTATTCGAGGTTCACCTCCACCAGCAGCATCTCCCGGTCCGGCGGGGTTCCCCGCATGGCGCACGCGATGAAGCCGCGGAACGTGCCGCCCGCACCCCGATCGAGGTAAAGGAGGCCTTTCCCTGCGGCGAGATGCGCGAGACTTCCGCTGTCGGTGGGGGGAGGCGGGCAGGGCTTGCCGTACAGCGTTTCCGGCCCGACGCCTCGACGGAAGCTGGATACTCCGAGGACGAGGCGGTTCTTCGACAGCCATTCCAGGCCCGCCGGCCCCGCACTGCTGTCGATGAGGGCGGCGAGGAACAGCCCCTTCTCCTCCAGGAAGCCCAGGCCGTTGTGGATCGACAGGGCCACCTCGTGAGTCTGGTGGCGCATCCTGCGCAGCGCATCGTCGCGGAGTTTCGCGTCCACCCGTCGCAGCGAAAGGTATCCGAGAAGGATCCCGGGCGTCACGACGCAAAGGAAGAGGATCCAGAGCATCCTGCGCCCGAACCGGCTCTGGCGGGAAGGCAGCTTCAAGGTCATCCGTCTTTCCCTTTGCCTTTGCCGTCGCCCTACAAACCGGGATACGAGGATACCGTCCCGATGTAGGCCCCGTCATTGGCGCAGATGATGTCGTCCTGGCTGGGTCCTCCCGTCAGCGCCTTGACGCTGTTCCCGTCGGGCCCTTTGCTGTACAGGTCGAAGTAGGTGTTGATGGGATGGAGATTGTGGTCCTTGCGCGCCTGGTTTTCGTTTCCGGGGCGATTGAACAACCGCAAATACTGGTAAGGGTTGTGCCATGGGTCCGTGCACTTCAGGCCCGCTGTCTGGCAATATGCGTCGAATGCCGCCTGGTCCTCCGGCAGCGAGTCGGGACTTTCCTTGAGGATCGCATCGAATTTCGAAACGATGATTCCGATGTCCGCGATGGCGACGGACTCGGCGCTTTCGGCGAGCTGCTGCTGGATCATGGGGACGGCGATGGCCGCGATGATCCCCGCGATCAGAACGCCGATCAGGAGCTCGATCAGGGTGAAGCCTCGATTCATACCGCGTCCCTCCGCCCGGACCAGGCCGCCGCGGGCGCACGAGAAAAAGGTTTTCCCTTAGGAACTATCGGAAATTATGTGGAAAACTTTACTGTTATCTCCTGATTCCCGATTGTATTGCCGGCTCCGGGAAAACGTGGCGGTCTTACGGCCGGCCGCGTGTTCCTGGGAAACCGGTCCCGGGACGGGATTTTGCTTTGACATGAACCGGCGGATCGTGGAAAATAACCGTTTACAAGGTGGGGGAGTAGCTCAGCTGGGAGAGCACCACGTTCGCAACGTGGGGGTCGAGGGTTCAATCCCCTTCTCCTCCACCACCTTCTTTTTCCCAATCCGTACATGAAAGAGGGGATTGAACCGGC is part of the Thermodesulfobacteriota bacterium genome and harbors:
- a CDS encoding 3'-5' exonuclease, with amino-acid sequence WEGPGSLKLFLAEIRRKTAEGREEDEVPDFEEDEDAVRLSTIHAAKGLEFPVVILGALSRGGRKEPRGFRADRVRGHSALIFPGFRTYSAFREVSGSGRPPMTFERWEREKMKAEERRLLYVAATRAKDRLFLIEGSRGMGSDLLDALREGISACAAAGEEVCTLTGLPGRRVRLAEPPGDGSFGGEILRVPVASPLPPEAAPAEARALPPPPRALPEADAAPEPPPLPPPEPVTLAELYDRSRGKRFGEKVHRVLEAYPPLSSPWPPAGAVLPLEWEEGEAGRWERIVAAVRSSPLYRELRTARLKGTELPLLGFHAGRTTEERADLVVCREPGLAGGGEHWIVDYKTGPRERELEEQYLPKLRDYCSILAGAWSVPVRGFLWYVETGESVEVS
- a CDS encoding DUF1992 domain-containing protein; translation: MDYMAIIAERKILEAMENGEFDDLPGKGKPLDLSDDPMVPEDLRLAYKVMRNAGCLPPELELHREIIRLRELVDAAGDESQRAARIKELNVKLLRFNIMKKRPVNLEGVPEYRDRTIGKLTR
- a CDS encoding GNAT family N-acetyltransferase, whose amino-acid sequence is MTRIRPIEPGDRGPIRDLIAGTHAFKPFEVDVAMELVDVALTQKGQDDYHPFVLAEEDGAVAAYACFGKNPMTKSTFDLYWIATRADRMGKGYGKAMVEFVVEEVRRRGGKLLVIETSSQESYGTTRLFYDRIGATLAATLPDYYDEGDDKLIYLLPVR
- a CDS encoding ATP-grasp domain-containing protein, with amino-acid sequence MNLAAVKPLRVAVLYTSVFEALKEVKEEQREEMDLEVNARMVADALQAAGFDAWPHAFGKEPGELVAALGVMKPDAVFNLSECPMLAPEKEMHACALLELLRLPYTGNGPLTLGICNSKALSKQLLVAAGIPTPPSRLYTAPPETDPDIPYPLVVKPANEDGSAGITEDSFVSDLEGLRRQVKWLKEGFRQNALAEKYVGGREFNVGLLGNGTEADPHRSLPPAELVYKNPKWRLCSYESKWISTHPSYAEIVSVVPAEAPRELIERLSRTTLECARIFRLTGYARVDFRMDDRGELYVLEVNPNPDISTDAGMTRAARAAGFSHAELIREILRLGLALGAR
- a CDS encoding D-alanine--D-alanine ligase, yielding MRVGLAYNVKPADPPEHLPEDAFEEYDSEATVGHIFDALSRLGHEVRRLPAGREFVDALGASPVDIVFNIAEGEGGRCREAHVPAVLEMLGIPYVGSDPLTLSVTLDKPVAKKLVAQEGFPTPAFRTYRSAAEFTEWPLSFPVIVKPAYEGSSKGVRLSSRAVDFAQARGMVRFVTETYRQDALVEVFVPGAEVTVGVLGNDPPRVAGMMEIVPRKVPAGEFVYSLEVKRDWENQVVYRVPPELPAAVLSEIERCALGIYRALGCLDFSRIDFRLDAGGTPQFIECNPLPGLSPGYGDLPIMTGRMGLPYLSLIGEILGHALARLGMSPS
- a CDS encoding KamA family radical SAM protein; its protein translation is METRSGDDAVPLRPRKGGNAAAGLPWPQVTREQWNDYRWQLSNRLTSVEELSGPLGIPAEEAGLLSRVCDHYRMGITPYYFSLIRFDDPDDPIARQAIPSAEEYFGVEGGEDDPLEEEKDMPVPGLTHRYPDRCLMVVTNFCSMYCRHCTRKRIWTMGEAAKTEFELSKMFAYVKRHEEIRDVIVSGGDPLTLPTDRLEYILKNLRKIPHVEIIRIGTRVPVVLPMRVDDELCAVLEKYGPVWLNTQFNHPREVTAEARAACDRLLRAGVPVNNQTVLLKGVNDHPEIVRKLNTELLKAKVRPYYLFQCDMVRGLEHFRTRLSKGIEIMEALRGHTSGLAIPSYVVDVPGGGGKIPLMPTYILAMGEERTVLRNYEGIIVSYEEARDDGRPSARPETALPAPRTDVYRLLTGELRALTPAGNERMARRKRRCESASPTT
- a CDS encoding helix-turn-helix domain-containing protein yields the protein MIDIGARIKHLRQINGLAQSDLAERAGLTKGAISQVERNLTSPSVANLFEILSALNETPSSFFADVDEEKVLFRKTDALPSEVTGYKTFDTLLPKSRYRSIVAYRATISPGRQTPPEPAQEGENYVHVLAGRLGLQLGKVSYVARKGESLYFSGEQEFSYSNKGKTIVDFLWVRTSG
- a CDS encoding HD domain-containing phosphohydrolase; the encoded protein is MTLKLPSRQSRFGRRMLWILFLCVVTPGILLGYLSLRRVDAKLRDDALRRMRHQTHEVALSIHNGLGFLEEKGLFLAALIDSSAGPAGLEWLSKNRLVLGVSSFRRGVGPETLYGKPCPPPPTDSGSLAHLAAGKGLLYLDRGAGGTFRGFIACAMRGTPPDREMLLVEVNLEYIWEEVRDAIPPLSEAVILSPDGEILFATGAAPPGLLERIGQIRGKTHLGEFEWEKPDPLLVFHAMVFLKPSLHSEPWTVAVFQPRSASFGAVGRFTRILFLVSLLVVFSAALFAIVQVRRNVAPLELLEEGTRRISGGDFESRIEIGSGDEFEELAQSFNGMADRLGREFRVQEALGKTVQAILGETDRERIVRALLDNVASVVPCDCAALSLLETDGTENVADTRIRGESSAGREESACLTMHLRQDEIDRLKSAKTSVAAEPDREFREYLSHWPLPRPETFLLSPLVSHGELTGVLLLGHRKACVPGGNVLVRLRQIADQTAIALSRARLVDELNENDLGTLQAFSRAVDTNSPWTAGHSQRVTALAMEIGRELGLPAREIDVLHRGGLLHDIGKLGIPPAILDKPGKLTEEEFAVIRRHPSSGAEILRPIPSLGKIIPIVEQHHERFDGSGYPVGLAGEAISLNARIVAVADVADALSTDRPYRPGWPQEKVLSYLLENSGRQFDPSAAAAFLRVAERADNGSPAVFQV
- a CDS encoding prepilin-type N-terminal cleavage/methylation domain-containing protein, producing the protein MNRGFTLIELLIGVLIAGIIAAIAVPMIQQQLAESAESVAIADIGIIVSKFDAILKESPDSLPEDQAAFDAYCQTAGLKCTDPWHNPYQYLRLFNRPGNENQARKDHNLHPINTYFDLYSKGPDGNSVKALTGGPSQDDIICANDGAYIGTVSSYPGL